A genomic stretch from Pochonia chlamydosporia 170 chromosome 4, whole genome shotgun sequence includes:
- a CDS encoding fungal specific transcription factor domain-containing protein yields MSFINATWSDLELYHHLNSRLDALASPAKLWKHQHPQLNASSMELLTYFRESAYISLVTFDADNSRMRDALITLALADDSAPARALFYALLAYSSFHRHRFNQQAMKLKISALHFLSAAAKEEPQTYTQAAQQVAGSMLLGAFDIMLPVASSGEWLWYVRGAMVMVEATRLNHKHELDSDIDSLFNWVYYHDALSRFPLHHWQHKSLAPATNEASIHPQSNRYSLLQTYRPTLPSPNPTYAILGLLSEACDTLLDPRDPNSSNLEYHQSLDVLERRIGNVHLGANSDPEDRLAVDVWQAATQIYLARASQKPSDAPKDLESLIDLAFDGPIRTCSCPHFFPLFILACEAGTDERRTAILELIARTEDIPGVRSKMWLRKMIQSIWVHQDLHADGELLVNYVGAMNSVISMNDAVPSFV; encoded by the exons ATGTCATTCATAAATGCAACATGGTCCGACTTGGAACTATACCACCATCTAAACTCGCGCCTCGATGCACTTGCGAGCCCTGCAAAGCTGTGGAAACACCAGCACCCGCAACTCAATGCAAGTAGCATGGAACTATTGACGTATT TCCGCGAGTCCGCCTACATCTCACTAGTTACATTCGACGCGGACAACTCACGAATGCGAGACGCTCTCATCACGCTAGCCCTAGCAGATGATTCTGCTCCAGCGCGTGCTCTCTTCTACGCATTGCTTGCGTATTCTTCTTTTCACAGGCACAGATTCAACCAGCAGGCTATGAAGCTGAAGATCTCGGCGCTCCATTTCTTGTCTGCTGCGGCAAAGGAGGAGCCGCAAACGTACACCCAGGCGGCTCAACAGGTGGCCGGGTCGATGCTCCTTGGCGCTTTTGAT ATCATGTTACCGGTGGCAAGCTCGGGTGAGTGGCTGTGGTATGTTCGCGGAGCTATGGTCATGGTCGAAGCTACTCgcctcaaccacaaacacGAGCTCGATAGCGACATTGACAGTCTTTTCAACTGGGTGTACTACCATGATGCGCTCTCTCGCTTCCCTCTACACCACTGGCAGCACAAGTCGTTGGCCCCAGCGACCAATGAGGCGAGCATTCATCCTCAAAGTAATCGCTATTCACTTCTGCAGACGTACCGACCA ACATTACCTAGCCCAAATCCAACGTACGCCATCTTAGGCTTACTTTCAGAAGCATGCGACACATTACTAGATCCTCGAGaccccaacagcagcaacctaGAGTACCACCAGTCGTTGGACGTGCTCGAAAGAAGAATCGGCAATGTCCACCTCGGTGCGAATTCCGACCCGGAGGACAGACTAGCTGTCGATGTCTGGCAAGCCGCCACGCAAATCTATCTTGCACGGGCGTCACAGAAACCAAGCGATGCGCCTAAAGATCTGGAATCTCTGATAGACTTGGCTTTTGATGGTCCTATTCGGACTTGTTCCTGTCCTCACTTCTTTCCGTTGTTCATCCTGGCCTGCGAGGCGGGGACGGATGAAAGGAGAACAGCTATACTTGAGTTAATTGCGAGGACGGAGGATATCCCTGGCGTGAGGAGTAAGATGTGGCTGAGAAAGATGATTCAGTCGATTTGGGTGCATCAGGATCTTCATGCGGATGGCGAGTTGCTGGTTAATTATGTAGGGGCTATGAATTCTGTGATAAGCATGAATGATGCGGTTCCTTCTTTTGTCTAG